The window GTCCGTCCTCTAACAGTTCCGACTTCTGACTGCTGCTCATGTAGCTGCGCATCTTCTTGCCGTAGCTCGGCTTGAGCAGCACTTTGCTCAGCAGACTTTTGCTCAATCTCTTGCTTAAGAGCGTCTACGGCACCTTGAATGTCTTTGACCTCGGCTTCAACCTTTTGCAAGTCTTCCGAGGTTTGCTGACGCAGGCCATCGATTTGCTTTAACACAGGCTCAAGGTCTACCACATCTACAGAAGACTCTTCCGCTGCCAGCCCTTGACGGCGACGCAAAACTGCCTGATGCTGACTCAGCACTTCTTCACGTTCTAGCAAGTTGCGGCGCTGACCCACCAAGGTCTCGTTAAGCATTTGGTAACGGTCTTGCTCGTCGGCCAAATCGGTTTCCAACTGCAGGCGATCAAACTCATTAGCCTGCTCAATTTTCTGCTTAACTTCTTCAATTGCCTGTTGCTGAAGGTGCAACTCCTCTTCTTGATCACTGACAAAGCGAGAGACCTTCTCGAGGTCTTTTTCCAAATCAGTAACTAATGTTTGGAGCTCATCTACCGGCATGGATTCCAAGGCTGCCACGTCAACCTTGTTGCTCAGGCGAACTTTATCGGAAGTATTCAGGAGTTCATAAACCTGTTGGTAGAGGTGACTCTGCGCTTGCAGTTGCTGAGAGAGCTCTTGCGCATTCGCTTGCTTAAACGCTAAAAGCTGTTGCTGAAATTTAAGCTCACTCCTGCGAGCATTCAACGCAGCTTCGCTGTCATGCCAACTTTGCCAGCGTTGCTTCAGAGTTTCACGCGCTTGCTGCAGCTGTTCCTGCTGCTCCTCCAAGGTTTGCTGCTCTGTTTCCAGAGATTGCTGATGTTCTGAAATCTCAGTTTGTTGCTGATCCGCAATCTCAAAAGCTAAATTGAGCTGTTCTCTGACGCTCTCAGTTGGGGTAACCGCACTGGTGAGTCGTTCCAGTGCCTCTTGAATTTGTCGCATCTGCGCTTCGTCTAGGCCAGCGTTTTGCGCAGAATCAGCCTGGCGCTCTTCAAAGCGACGAATTTCACCGTTGAGCTGTGCCCAGGCCCCCTCAAGATCTTGGTTCTTTCGCTCTAGTTCCTGCCTGAGTTGGTCTAATTCTTGCTGAGAGGTTTCAATTTCTTGACGCTGAGATTCGAGTTGCTCCAGGTCGGCTTCCGCTTGCTCAACCTGCTCTTGCCGCGTTTCTAGCTCTAGCTCTCGGCGGTTCAGCTCTTGACTCTGAAACGTAAGAGACTGCTTCCACTGCTCAATCTCTTCCTCTTGAGCCTTGGACTTCTTAGCCTGGTTGGAAAAATTCTGCAGAATGCCGACCAAAGGCCGCCCGGCATCGTAATGACGTTGAATCTGGCGGTTGTTGGATAACTCAACCATCACCAACGCACCGGCACTGTAGCTAGCATCATCTGGCGCTGCAATGATTTCATCCTTAGGGACTGCTGCCCAGGTATCACTGCGCTGACAAGCAATAAGCTTAAACTCTGCCTTACCACCGCCGATGAACCCGGTCTTTTTTTGAACCTCAGCCAGATAAAGCACGCTAGTTTTCCTCTTCCCGTGTCATGGTCACTGGGTGCCTACAAGATCAGATGTTTAGCTCAGCACCACAGTTACATTCGATACAGAATGCAGAGCATTTGCAAGCTCAAGGGCGCTAACTATATATATTCTAGATTCCGATCTCTACCCAGATGACCCTATCCTCATACATTGCCCTTAAGTTAACGCATGTTGCCCAGAGTATGGCCGAATTGAATAGGGTTCTGTCATTTTCGATAATTGTAATGCTTACAGCCTAAATCGAGTGAACTTGGTGATTAGATACACGGGATCATGCGAAAGGAACCAGCCATGACAAGCGATAGAGAGACCAGACTTGTGACGCTAGCCAACAGGGAGCGTCGCTGCAGCCTGACAGGGCCATCTCATGGTTATCTTGCTAGAGGTGTAGCCATTGTCTCTTGCCTGAGATACGAATACTATTAAGCCAGCATGGTTCAACTTCAGGTATGTGCCAGACGTCCTGACGGAAAATGAAGATGGGTATTACCACTGTGACGGCAGAGAGTTAGCTGAGTAAATATGCAGGGGCAACTGGCTGAGATTGACATTCGCAGTATTCTGCAGCTGATTGAACTGGGGCAGCGTACCGGAGATCTCTATGTGGAGGCTTATCCAGCTGCGACAGCATTAAGTACAGGTGAAAGTCGCATAGATGGAGAGACTGCACCTCAATCGTGGCTGGTGTTCTTGCTCAACGGCCAGATTGTTTATGCTGGCACCACTGATGGAAATCTGGAGCGCTTAAAGGGATACTTGCATCGCTATGAGTTAGAAAATACCCTCGATACGCTAGATGTTCCTTCGATCGCCACCTTCAACTCGCCAGAGTATGGCTATCTGTGGGCATTACTGGAAAATCATCTGCTTACCCCTCAGCAGGGACGCACTATTCTGCAAGGGATGGTGCACGAGACTTTATTCGATCTGCTGAGTTTGCATCAAGGGTCTTTTGTTTTTAAATTGGCAGCGGGGTTAAGTCCACAGCTCACCACCTTTGAGATTAGCTCCCTAGTGGCAACCTTGACGACCCAGAGTCAGGCTTGGAAGCAGTTTTATCCTCACATTCAATCTCCCCACCAATGCCCGATGATTGCCGATCAACCCCTTCAAGACAAAGACTGGAACGGGGATAAAACTAGTCGTCTGTTGACTTGGATGGATGGCAATACCTCAATTCAACAAATTGCTCGCTATCTAAATCGCAATGCCGTTACTGTGGCCAAAGGTATTTACCCCTATGTCCGTCAGGGGCTGATTCAGCTACCGCCCATTGCTCCGACGATGCCCGACACCGAAGCGTCTGAAGAATGGCATGCGACACAAGTTCCCCGCATCGTGTGTGTCGATGACAGTCTGACGATTCGACAAACCGTCGAGAAAATTCTGGATGACCAGGGGTATGAAGCCACGTCTCTAGGGAACCCCCTGCGTGCTCTGAGCTTGCTGTTTCAGTTGAAGCCGAATTTAATTCTGTGCGACATTGCCATGCCGGAGTTAGAAGGATACCAACTCTGTGCCATGCTGCGTCAATCCACCGCTTTTCGGCAAACTCCAATTGTGATGCTAACGGGCAAAGATGGCTTTATTGACCGTGTTAAGGCACGGA is drawn from Leptolyngbya sp. SIO1E4 and contains these coding sequences:
- a CDS encoding response regulator, whose translation is MQGQLAEIDIRSILQLIELGQRTGDLYVEAYPAATALSTGESRIDGETAPQSWLVFLLNGQIVYAGTTDGNLERLKGYLHRYELENTLDTLDVPSIATFNSPEYGYLWALLENHLLTPQQGRTILQGMVHETLFDLLSLHQGSFVFKLAAGLSPQLTTFEISSLVATLTTQSQAWKQFYPHIQSPHQCPMIADQPLQDKDWNGDKTSRLLTWMDGNTSIQQIARYLNRNAVTVAKGIYPYVRQGLIQLPPIAPTMPDTEASEEWHATQVPRIVCVDDSLTIRQTVEKILDDQGYEATSLGNPLRALSLLFQLKPNLILCDIAMPELEGYQLCAMLRQSTAFRQTPIVMLTGKDGFIDRVKARMAGATDYLTKPFGTQELLTLVEKYVGLGNPSRPRPDHLLADAIKDDLELGTGPMPPFR